Sequence from the Stenotrophomonas sp. 364 genome:
GGAACCGGCTTTTCAGCTCGGAGACCTCGCGCAGCTGCTCGGCCTGCTGGTCCAGCTCGGCGTACAGCGCCAGCACGCCCTGGTTGGTTTCGTCCAGCTCGGCGCGCAGCGCATCGGCTTCCATGCGCAGCTGCTGCAGCTGCTGATCGTTGGCAGTGGACATCAATGTATATCTCCAAGACGCAGCGCAACGATGCCGACATCGTCGCGGCCGCGGTCGAAATCACGCTGCAGCACCGCCACGATCAACGCCGGGTGGCGGTGGACCAGGCCGGGATAGTCGCGCAGGCTCCATCGCGCCTGCAGTCCGTCACTGTGCATGACCAGCAGCGTGCCCGCAGGGGTGTGGAAGTGGAAGGGTTGTGCCTTGCGGAACTGCACCCCGACGATGCCCGGGTGCGAGGCCATCCCGCGCGAGCCGGTGGGCTCGCACAGCGAGGCGGCAATGTTGCCGATGCCGGCGAACTGCACGTTCTGCCCCCCCTGCCCGACACAGGCCACGGCGGCTGCACCGCCGCGGCCGCCGGACATACCGGCATGCATCGCGCCGATCAGCGTGGCGGCTTCGAAGCCCGAGGCGGCGGCCATGGCGGCGGTGCCGGCCTGGGCGGCATCGGCCGCCGGCAGGCCATGGCCCAGTCCATCGATCAGAGTCAGTGCGGTGGTGTGCCCGTCGGCGCGCAGGTGCCAGCCATCACCGCAGGCCACTTCATGGCGCATGGGGATGCGCAACGCGCCGTAGGCCAGGTCGATGTCCGGCGCGGACCGGCTCGGGTAGATGCGGGCCACGATCACCGCGCCGCGTGCATCGGACCAGGCATCGAGCACCGTCGCCTGACGGCGGATGGCGCCCAGCCCCAGCCCCTGTGTTCCGCCGGTGGAGACGCCATCGGGGAGGCATTCGGAGAGCGAGAAGCCGGGGCCGGCATCGAGCGTGCACAGTTCCACGCCGCGACCAATGCGGCCGAAGACCAGCGACAGGTACATGCGCCCGCCGCGACCATGCTTGATCACGTTGGTCGCCAGTTCGGTAGCGGCCAGCGCCACGCGCCCGGCATCCATCTCGTCAAACCCGGCATGTTCGGCCAGGGCCAGCGCTTCGCGCCGGGCCTGCCCCACCTGCGAGACCTCCTCGACCGCCACCACCCGGGTCACCTGGCCGGTGAAGTTCAGGTCCATTTGGTGATGGCAATGCGCGTGCCTTCGCCTGGTGCGCTGTCCAGCTCGAAGTCGTCCACCAGCCGGCGCGAACCGGACAGCCCCAGGCCCATGCCCGAGCCGGACGACCAGCCATCGGTGAGGGCCTGGGCCAGGTCGGGAATGCCGGGGCCCTGGTCGGTGAAGACCAGGCGCACGCCCTTGCGCAGGCCGCTTTCCAGGATTTCCCAGGCCATGGTGCCGCCGCCGCCGTAGATCACCGCATTGCGTGCCAGCTCGCTGGCAGCGGTCACCAGTTTGGTCTGGTCGATCAACCGCAGCTTGCAGGCCACCGCCACCTGGCGCGCAGCCTGGCGTGCCAGCACCACATCCTGCTCAACGCGGATCGGCAACACCCCGGTCGGCGCGGTCATGACAGGTCTTCGTCGGTGCGCTGCAGCAGCTTCATGCCGCGCTCGACGTTGAGCGCGGTACGCACGCCGCTGAGGGTGAGCCCCAGCTCCACCAGCGTGATCGCCACCGCCGGCTGCATGCCCACCACGACGGTGGTGGCATCCATGATCCGGGCGATGGAGGAGATGGTGGAGATCATGCGGCCGATGAAGGAATCGACGATATCCAGTGCCGAGATGTCGATCAGCACGCCGCGCGCGGAGGTGCGGCGGATCTTCTCGCTCAGGTCGTCCTGCAGGGTCAGCGCCAGCTGGTCATGCATGTCCACCTGGATGGTCACCAGCAACAGATCGCCCATTTGGAGGATCGGAATGCGTTCCATATCAGCGCTCTGCCCGTACCACCGTCTGCCCGGTGCGCTTGAGCGCCAACGCCAACGCGTCGGCCAGGTTGGCCTTGGTCACGATGCCCTGCAGGTCCAGACCGAGGTGCACGATGGTCTGGGCAATCTGCGGCCGCACACCACTGATGATGGCGTCGGCGCCCATCAGGCGGATGGCGGTGACCGTCTTGAGCAGGTGCTGTGCCACCAGGGTGTCCACGGTGGGCACGCCGGTGATGTCGATGATGGCGATTTCCGAGCCGGTATCGACGATCCGCTGCAGCAGCGATTCCATCACCACCTGGGTGCGTTGCGAATCCAGCGTGCCGATCATCGGCAGCGCCAGCACGCCTTCCCACAGCTTCACCACCGGGGTGGACAGCTCCAGCATTTCTTCCTGCTGGCGCTGGATCACGTCTTCGCGGGTCTTCTGGAAGGCCTTGACGCTGTGCAGGCCCAGCAGGTCCAGCAGTTCGGAGATCGCCCACAGCTGGTCGCCCAGCAGCGCCGTGTCGTCGGCATACCCCTGTTGGATGAGGTCGAACAACGGGCGCTTGAGCGAGAACAGGAAGCGGGCGGTTTCGGCCGAGTCGAAGCCCTTCAGAACGCGGTCGCGCGAGAGGTCTTCAAGGAAGCGGCGGGTTTCCTGCCAGTCGGCGCCGGTCAGGCTGCCCGTGTTGGCCACCGACAGCGCCTGCAGGAACAGGCGCCAGAACTCGCGGGCCTGCGTATCCAGTTCCCGGGCGGACAATCGCCCGTCCTGGGCCTGGCCGCCACCGGTAAGGCTGTCCATCCACTGGGCCAGCAGGGCCTCCTGGTGGCTTCGGATGAGGTCGATCGTGCGCTGCTGCAAAGCCGCCATGCGGAGTTCCTGCAAAGAGAGGTGGAGAGCCAGACCGGCGCGCCTGAATGGGCGCCGGGACGCGAGCTTAAATCAATTCAGGTTGCTGAGGAGCGTACGGTGAAGCGTCTGATGTGAAGCAATTACCCACATAGCTGACTCGTTCATGCAAACCCCCTCGCACCCTGCCCGCATCGCGCCCGATCCGATGCCTCCGCCCCCTGCCGGCGCGGCTCAACCGCGCATCGGACGGCTGGCCAGCAGGGCCACGCTCCGGTCAGGCAGGGTAAGCCCACCCCCTTCGTCGAGCACCGGTGCCTGGCCTGCTGTGGTGGACAGCAGCACGCGCCAGTGCCGGTCGCCCGGCGAAGGTACCGCGAAGCGGACCTCGGCATGGCCGGCGTTGACCACCAGCAGCAAGGTGTCATGTTCGGGGCGGTGCTCACCGTCATCGACATCGCTTCCGCCCATCTTGAGCATCAGCACGCGCGCCTCCGGATCGTTCCAGTCGGCCTCGCCCATGGCTGCCCCATCGCTGCGCAGCCACTCCACCGAACCTCCATCGCCCCCGTCGCGCGCGTCCAGGAAGCGTCCACGGCGCAATTGCGGATAACGACGGCGCAGCTTGAGTGCCTTGCGCACGAACGCGATCTGCAGGGCGCCCTGCTCTGAGCCGGCCTGGTCCCAGTCCAGCCAGGTCAGCGCATTGTCCTGGCAATAGGCATTGTTGTTGCCCTGCTGCGTGCGGCCGAATTCGTCGCCGGCCAGCAGCATCGGGGTACCCTGGGAGAACAGCAGGCTGGCCAGCAGGTTGCGCATCTGCCGCGCGCGCAGCGCAGTGATGCCCGCGTCGTCGGTGGGGCCTTCGGCACCATGATTCCAGGCGATGTTGTGGTCGCTGCCATCACGCCCTTCTTCGCCGTTGGCCTCATTGTGCTTGTCGTTGTAACTGACCAGATCATGGAGGGTGAAGCCATCGTGCGCGGTCACGAAATTGACCGACGCCGCCGGGCGCCGTCCCTTGTGGTTGAACAGATCCGCCGAGCCCATGATGCGCGTGGCGAACTCGGGCAGCTGGCCGCCGTCACCGCGCCACAGTGCACGCACGTTGTCGCGGAATTTGTCGTTCCATTCGGCCCAACCGGGCGGGAACTGGCCCAGCTGGTAGCCGCCCGGGCCGATGTCCCACGGCTCGGCGATCAGCTTGGCCTGGCTCAGCACCGGGTCCTGGCGCACTGCATCCAGGAAGCTGCCCGACGGATCGAAGCCCTCGCGCTCGCGGCCCAGGATGGTGGCCAGGTCGAAGCGGAAGCCGTCCACATGCATGTCCTGCACCCAGTAGCGCAGGGAGTCCATCACCATGCGCAGCGCGCCGGCATTGGTGAGATCGAAGGTGTTACCGGTGCCGGTGTCGTTGACGTAGTAGCGCGGATCGTCGGCCAAGCGGTAGTAGCTGGCATTGTCGATGCCCTTGAACGACAGCGTCGGGCCCAGCTCGTTGCCCTCGGCAGTGTGGTTGTAGACCACGTCCAGGATCACTTCCAGCCCGGCCGCGTGCACTGCAGCCACCATCTGCTTGAACTCGGCCACGGTGCTGGTGGACAGGAACCGAGGTTCCGGCGCGAAGAAGGCCAGGGTGTTGTACCCCCAGTAATTCCTCAGCCCGCGTTGCAGGAGGTGCTGGTCGTCCACGTGCGCATGCACCGGCAGCAGCTCCAGCGCGGTGGCACCCAGACCCTTGAGGTGGTCCAGCAGCCCGTCGTGCTTGAGCGCGGAGAACGTGCCGCGCGCGCGCTCGTCCACGCTGGGGTGCAGCATCGACAGCCCGCGGACGTGTGCTTCGTAGATCACCGTGTCTTCCCACGCCACGGACGGCGGCTGGTCACGACCCCAGGTAAAGGCCGGGTCCACCACCGCACACCGCGGCATGAACGGCGCGCTGTCGCGCTTGTCGAAGCTGAGGTCTTTGTCCTTGTGGCCAATGGTGTACCCGAACAGGGCCGGCGCCCATTTCAACTGGCCCACGATCTGCCTGGCATAGGGATCAAGCAGCAGCTTGTTGGGGTTGAACCGGTGCCCGGCGTCGGGCGCGTACGGACCGTGCACCCGGTAGCCGTAGCGCTGGCCGGGGCGCGCATCGGGCAGGTAGCCGTGCCAGATTTCATCGGTGTACTCGGGAAGGACGATGCGCTCCACTTCCCGGTCACGTTCGTTGAACAGGCACAGTTCCACCTTGGTGGCATGCCGGCTGTACAGCGCGAAATTGACGCCCAGGCCATCCCAGGTGGCGCCAAGCGGGAACGGGCGGCCGGCGCGCACGCGCGAGGCTTGAACCGAGGGTCGCGGGCTCACTGCTCATGCTCCCTGTGGGCGGCCTGCAGTTCGGCATCCAGCAGCCGCTCGGCCATCAGCCAGTGGCGCACGCCTTGACCATCCGGGCGTCCTTCGGCTTCCCAGATCTGCCGCGCCAGTTCTTCGATACGCGTGCGTCGTTCGTTCTCTTCCATCGTTCCAGGCTTCATGGGGTGATCAACAGGGTCACGGGGCTGTCCTTGGACAGCGCCCGCACGGAGACAGCGGACTGCTCGATTTCTACAGTCACGCCGGTGAGTACATTGCGATAGCGGCCGGGCGGAACGCGCACCCGCGCGCCGCCCCAGAAATGGGCCGGCGTAGCCACCGTGGCGCGCGCAGCCGGCCCGGCGCTGGTGCCGATGGCCGCCACCAGCACAAGCGTGGTGCCGCCATGGGTGCGCGCACAGGCAAGCACCTTCGCTGGCGCGGTAGTGGGCAAGGCCACGTAGTGCCCCTCGGCGAACAGCGCCGGCACCGTGCGGCGCAGGTGCAGCAGCTGGCGTACCAGTCGCGCCTTCAGCGCACCGTCGTGCCACTGCAGCAGCAGCGCCTGCCAGGGGCGCGGGTCGCAGACCCAGCGACGGCGCTGCGGGTAATCCACCGGCCGCCGGTTGTCCGGGTCTACCAGCGACAGATCCCAGCCTTCACCGCCCTGGTACAGATCGGGCAGGCCCGGCACCGTCAGGCGAAGCGCCGTCTGTGCCAGGCTCAGTCGCGCCCCGGCCGGTGCGAGGCGGCTCACCACGGCACGCAGCGCGTGCCGCAGCGGTGCGGCGGCAGGCGCCCGCAGCAGTGCCTCGAGCACAGCGGCGGCACGCGCCTCGTAGGCGTCGTCAGGGTCACTCCAGCTGCTGCGCAGGCCGGCCTCGCGCAGTGCCTTGCGCTGCCATTGCTGCAGCCGTTCAACGAACTCCCCTGCCGTGTCCGCCCCGTCCACCGGCCATGCCGCCACCAGGGTCTGCCACAGCAGTTGGCGGTCGACAGGATGCAGCGCAGCGGCCCCCACCGGCCGCGCCAGGCGCTCCAGGCGCTGAACGCGGCGTTGCCACCACTGTGGCCAGCGGGTCAGCAGCGCCAGGCGCATCCGGGCATCCTCCCCGCGCTTGTGATCATGGGTTGCCGTGGCGAGCAACGCACGCGGGTAGCGCCGCCCGCGCGCTGCGGCCAGCACATGGAAGTCAGCCGCCGACAGCACCGGTTTGGCCGGATGGGTGCCTACTTCGTTGCGCGACAGCGGGGTGGCAAGCCGGTAGAAGCTGCAATCCTCCACCGCCTTGGCGTTGAGCGGTGCGCTCAACAGCTGGAACTGCTGCCGCAGGCGCACGCACTGGGCCGCCAATGCAGGCCGATGCGGATGCGCGGTTTCCGGCACGTACAGCAGCCAGTCCAGAATCTGGTCGATGGCCGCCTGCTCTGCCGGCGAGGCGCCGGCGCGGGCGGCGTGCGCTGCCTGGCGCCACCAGGCGCTGTCCGCGGCGGTCGCCGGGCCATCGTCCAGGTAGCTGCGATATACAGGGAAGTGGACGAGCAACCGCGTCGCCGCCGCGGCCAGCAGCGGTTGGCCAAGTTCAACCACGGCACCGCCTGCCTCGGCCGCCGTTGCCACCAGCAACGCCACCAGCGCGTCGAACTCGGCGCGCAGGCCATGCTGGAGCACCTCACGGCGCGCGGCCTGCTCAACCTGGGCCATGTCGTGTACATCATCGGTGTCGTTGCGCCACTGCTCGAGCAGCCGCGCGCCGCCGGCGGCGTCATGCATCACGCCGGCGACCTGGTCCATGAAGTCGTACCCGGTGCTGCCATCGCACGCCCAGCCGGGCGGCAGGGTTTCCTCCGGCCCAAGGATCTTCTCGACCCACAGA
This genomic interval carries:
- a CDS encoding STAS domain-containing protein; the encoded protein is MAALQQRTIDLIRSHQEALLAQWMDSLTGGGQAQDGRLSARELDTQAREFWRLFLQALSVANTGSLTGADWQETRRFLEDLSRDRVLKGFDSAETARFLFSLKRPLFDLIQQGYADDTALLGDQLWAISELLDLLGLHSVKAFQKTREDVIQRQQEEMLELSTPVVKLWEGVLALPMIGTLDSQRTQVVMESLLQRIVDTGSEIAIIDITGVPTVDTLVAQHLLKTVTAIRLMGADAIISGVRPQIAQTIVHLGLDLQGIVTKANLADALALALKRTGQTVVRAER
- a CDS encoding DUF2934 domain-containing protein, producing the protein MEENERRTRIEELARQIWEAEGRPDGQGVRHWLMAERLLDAELQAAHREHEQ
- the glgX gene encoding glycogen debranching protein GlgX; the protein is MSPRPSVQASRVRAGRPFPLGATWDGLGVNFALYSRHATKVELCLFNERDREVERIVLPEYTDEIWHGYLPDARPGQRYGYRVHGPYAPDAGHRFNPNKLLLDPYARQIVGQLKWAPALFGYTIGHKDKDLSFDKRDSAPFMPRCAVVDPAFTWGRDQPPSVAWEDTVIYEAHVRGLSMLHPSVDERARGTFSALKHDGLLDHLKGLGATALELLPVHAHVDDQHLLQRGLRNYWGYNTLAFFAPEPRFLSTSTVAEFKQMVAAVHAAGLEVILDVVYNHTAEGNELGPTLSFKGIDNASYYRLADDPRYYVNDTGTGNTFDLTNAGALRMVMDSLRYWVQDMHVDGFRFDLATILGREREGFDPSGSFLDAVRQDPVLSQAKLIAEPWDIGPGGYQLGQFPPGWAEWNDKFRDNVRALWRGDGGQLPEFATRIMGSADLFNHKGRRPAASVNFVTAHDGFTLHDLVSYNDKHNEANGEEGRDGSDHNIAWNHGAEGPTDDAGITALRARQMRNLLASLLFSQGTPMLLAGDEFGRTQQGNNNAYCQDNALTWLDWDQAGSEQGALQIAFVRKALKLRRRYPQLRRGRFLDARDGGDGGSVEWLRSDGAAMGEADWNDPEARVLMLKMGGSDVDDGEHRPEHDTLLLVVNAGHAEVRFAVPSPGDRHWRVLLSTTAGQAPVLDEGGGLTLPDRSVALLASRPMRG
- a CDS encoding STAS domain-containing protein — its product is MERIPILQMGDLLLVTIQVDMHDQLALTLQDDLSEKIRRTSARGVLIDISALDIVDSFIGRMISTISSIARIMDATTVVVGMQPAVAITLVELGLTLSGVRTALNVERGMKLLQRTDEDLS
- a CDS encoding ATP-binding protein — translated: MTAPTGVLPIRVEQDVVLARQAARQVAVACKLRLIDQTKLVTAASELARNAVIYGGGGTMAWEILESGLRKGVRLVFTDQGPGIPDLAQALTDGWSSGSGMGLGLSGSRRLVDDFELDSAPGEGTRIAITKWT
- a CDS encoding ATP-binding protein yields the protein MDLNFTGQVTRVVAVEEVSQVGQARREALALAEHAGFDEMDAGRVALAATELATNVIKHGRGGRMYLSLVFGRIGRGVELCTLDAGPGFSLSECLPDGVSTGGTQGLGLGAIRRQATVLDAWSDARGAVIVARIYPSRSAPDIDLAYGALRIPMRHEVACGDGWHLRADGHTTALTLIDGLGHGLPAADAAQAGTAAMAAASGFEAATLIGAMHAGMSGGRGGAAAVACVGQGGQNVQFAGIGNIAASLCEPTGSRGMASHPGIVGVQFRKAQPFHFHTPAGTLLVMHSDGLQARWSLRDYPGLVHRHPALIVAVLQRDFDRGRDDVGIVALRLGDIH
- the treY gene encoding malto-oligosyltrehalose synthase is translated as MVPFRATVRLQLHAGFTFDDARAQLDYYADLGISHLYLSPIARAVDGSTHGYDVIDPTVVNPALGGEPALQALAAAARGHGMGLVLDIVPNHVAAHPANPWWADVLANGHHSRHADWFDINWRAPGRGGKLWLPVLGQPLPAAIAAGEVAIQRDADGVAGLVVHGQRYPLAAQTQAEARPGMDAAALAALLDAQAYQLAWWRSGDTQINYRRFFTIASLAALQVERDEVFDAVHALPLRLAAQGVIDGVRVDHVDGLRGPGTYLQRLRTALDVAGVSRGLSPGALCLWVEKILGPEETLPPGWACDGSTGYDFMDQVAGVMHDAAGGARLLEQWRNDTDDVHDMAQVEQAARREVLQHGLRAEFDALVALLVATAAEAGGAVVELGQPLLAAAATRLLVHFPVYRSYLDDGPATAADSAWWRQAAHAARAGASPAEQAAIDQILDWLLYVPETAHPHRPALAAQCVRLRQQFQLLSAPLNAKAVEDCSFYRLATPLSRNEVGTHPAKPVLSAADFHVLAAARGRRYPRALLATATHDHKRGEDARMRLALLTRWPQWWQRRVQRLERLARPVGAAALHPVDRQLLWQTLVAAWPVDGADTAGEFVERLQQWQRKALREAGLRSSWSDPDDAYEARAAAVLEALLRAPAAAPLRHALRAVVSRLAPAGARLSLAQTALRLTVPGLPDLYQGGEGWDLSLVDPDNRRPVDYPQRRRWVCDPRPWQALLLQWHDGALKARLVRQLLHLRRTVPALFAEGHYVALPTTAPAKVLACARTHGGTTLVLVAAIGTSAGPAARATVATPAHFWGGARVRVPPGRYRNVLTGVTVEIEQSAVSVRALSKDSPVTLLITP